The region ACTTTTCTTCCTCTACCAAAACGGCCACAGCATAACGGGGATTCTCCAATGGCGCATAACCGACAAACCAGTCGGGAATTACTGTCTGAGGCAAAACTGTACCGTTGGCCGCTTCGCTCGGGACAGTTATATATGTATTTCTTCCGGATACCCCTGCCGCATAATAATTCCCCTGCCGGTCCTGAAACTTGCTTTGGGAAAGAAAGACTGGTTTAAGAATTAACTGCAGTTGATCAGCCGTCCCTGAGGACATGACCCGTTGGGAAGGAGGCAGGGCAAAAAACTTAGTCACCTCACCGCTCCCGTTTTGAATTTCTAAAACTAGCCGGGGCGGGCTGTAAAGCCCGCCGCGGGCAACCGTCCTCAATAAGTTGGCCGCCTGTAAAGGGCTTAGAAGGAATTCTTCTTGCCCCAAGGAGCCCTTAATCGCTACCTTTGCCCCAGCTCTAAAAGGTTTCGTCTGGGGGTATCCTATCAACTGCCACCCGTTCACCTGCTCCTCCAGAGCCCTCGCAGCCACTACCAATTTCAAAATGGCGCCCGGGTGGTAAGGTTCCAATGCCCGGTTGACAAAAGAGCCTGGCTCCGGTTGGCAACCGTTGTCTAACCAATTTTGATGGAAAGCGGGGCGGCTGGCCATAGCCAGCACATCGCCGGAAGCTACATCTAAAACTACCACAGCTCCCTTTTTCACCCAGCTATCGATGGCCCTTTCCACTATCTCCTGGATCTCCCGGTCTATAGTCAGAACTACTCGGTTGCGGGGAACATGATCTTCTGAGCTGGCTATTTTTTTAAATCCCAAGCCGGGAATCAACCTGCCCCTGGCATCTACCAGTGCCCGCCAGTAATAACGGTGGCTTCCCCGGTTGAGCACATCCTCATATATCGTTTCTATGCCTACATCTTCGGAACCCTCCGTTTGTTTTTTCTGTTTTTGGCTACCGACATAACCGATTACGTGCACGGCAACGGAACGGGGTCCGTATCTGGTTATCATGGGAAGTAAATAGACTCCAGGTATTGGGTAATTTTGTAATTCTCTAACCATTTGGGAATCCACATTAACTTTGAGGACAAAGGGTTGAGCCGACTTCTCCCTCTCAATTTCAGACATTCGCCGCATCAGGAACGCGGAGGGAATGGCCAATATTTCTTCCAACTTTTCAGCTGTTTTTTCCCGGTCTTCTATCATACCAGGGAAAACTACAACTACCGGTCTTTCTCCCCGATCCGTTAAGCTCCGACCCCAGCGGTCAACGATATCGCCGCGGGGATAGTCTT is a window of Calderihabitans maritimus DNA encoding:
- a CDS encoding penicillin-binding transpeptidase domain-containing protein, producing MNSRRLIFLAGLFSILFFLLEAKLFYLQIVKGQELAVQAIQYRTELFPYEDYPRGDIVDRWGRSLTDRGERPVVVVFPGMIEDREKTAEKLEEILAIPSAFLMRRMSEIEREKSAQPFVLKVNVDSQMVRELQNYPIPGVYLLPMITRYGPRSVAVHVIGYVGSQKQKKQTEGSEDVGIETIYEDVLNRGSHRYYWRALVDARGRLIPGLGFKKIASSEDHVPRNRVVLTIDREIQEIVERAIDSWVKKGAVVVLDVASGDVLAMASRPAFHQNWLDNGCQPEPGSFVNRALEPYHPGAILKLVVAARALEEQVNGWQLIGYPQTKPFRAGAKVAIKGSLGQEEFLLSPLQAANLLRTVARGGLYSPPRLVLEIQNGSGEVTKFFALPPSQRVMSSGTADQLQLILKPVFLSQSKFQDRQGNYYAAGVSGRNTYITVPSEAANGTVLPQTVIPDWFVGYAPLENPRYAVAVLVEEEKFDGYMAEQLFRYILKEILEKESVRAEAGNP